In Romboutsia lituseburensis, a genomic segment contains:
- the gyrB gene encoding DNA topoisomerase (ATP-hydrolyzing) subunit B gives MKQEYGASQIQVLEGLEAVRKRPGMYIGSTGPRGLHHLVYEVVDNSIDEALQGYCSEIYISINEDGSILVKDNGRGIPVEVHPQTGKSTLETVLTVLHAGGKFGGGGYKVSGGLHGVGVSVVNALSKWLVAEVSRNGKIYRQTYEKGIPVTELEIVGESTHTGTVTKFMPDETIFEETEFKYETLEHRLRELAFLNKGIKIVFEDKRDESPKIKEFHYTGGLVEYVKYLNKSRTGIHDDIVYIDKKVKDCVVELAMQYTDGYTENIYSFANNINTHEGGSHLAGFRTAITKTINEYAKRNKLLKESDPNLIGEDIREGLTAVVSVKLPEPQFEGQTKTKLGNTEMRGMVDSVTVEELGSFLEENPTTARIIVDKGLRAQRAREAAKRARELTRRKSVLESTSLPGKLADCAEKDPAKSEIFLVEGDSAGGSAKQGRDRHSQAILPLRGKILNVEKSRLDKILSSDEIKNMITAYGCGVGNDFDIEKARYHKIVIMTDADVDGAHIRTLLLTFFFRYMRPLIENGYVYVAQPPLYKVKKQKKEHYVYSDKQLENLLEEIGRQGVELQRYKGLGEMNAEQLWDTTMNPETRTLLQVSIDDAAMADEVFSMLMGDKVGPRKEFIETNAKYVKNLDI, from the coding sequence ATGAAACAAGAATACGGTGCAAGTCAGATACAAGTCCTAGAAGGATTAGAAGCAGTTAGAAAAAGACCTGGTATGTACATAGGTTCAACTGGACCTAGAGGTTTACATCATTTAGTTTATGAGGTAGTAGACAACAGTATAGATGAGGCACTACAAGGATACTGTTCAGAAATATATATATCTATAAATGAAGATGGAAGTATCTTAGTAAAAGATAATGGTAGAGGTATACCTGTAGAAGTCCATCCTCAAACTGGAAAATCTACTTTAGAAACAGTTTTAACAGTTCTTCACGCAGGAGGAAAATTCGGTGGAGGAGGATACAAAGTATCTGGAGGTCTTCACGGAGTTGGGGTTTCTGTTGTTAATGCTTTATCTAAGTGGTTGGTAGCAGAGGTTTCTAGAAATGGTAAAATATACAGACAAACTTACGAAAAAGGAATACCTGTAACTGAACTTGAAATTGTAGGAGAATCTACTCATACAGGAACAGTAACAAAATTTATGCCTGATGAGACAATTTTTGAAGAAACTGAATTTAAATATGAAACTTTAGAGCATAGGCTTAGAGAGTTAGCTTTCTTAAACAAAGGAATTAAAATTGTATTTGAGGACAAGAGAGATGAAAGTCCAAAAATAAAAGAGTTCCATTACACAGGTGGATTAGTTGAATATGTTAAGTATTTAAATAAATCTAGAACTGGAATACATGATGATATAGTTTATATAGATAAAAAAGTGAAAGATTGTGTAGTTGAGCTAGCTATGCAATATACTGATGGATATACAGAGAACATATATTCTTTCGCAAATAACATAAATACTCATGAAGGTGGATCTCACTTAGCTGGATTTAGAACTGCGATAACTAAAACGATAAATGAATACGCAAAAAGAAATAAGTTATTAAAAGAAAGCGACCCTAACTTAATAGGGGAAGATATAAGAGAAGGACTTACGGCTGTAGTATCAGTTAAGCTTCCTGAACCTCAATTTGAAGGTCAAACAAAGACCAAGCTAGGAAACACTGAAATGAGAGGGATGGTTGATAGCGTAACAGTAGAAGAGCTAGGATCATTCTTAGAAGAAAATCCAACTACAGCTAGAATCATAGTTGATAAAGGTCTTAGAGCTCAAAGAGCAAGAGAAGCAGCAAAGAGAGCAAGAGAATTAACTAGAAGAAAGAGTGTATTAGAAAGTACATCATTACCAGGGAAATTAGCTGACTGTGCTGAAAAAGATCCTGCTAAGAGTGAAATATTCTTAGTCGAAGGGGATTCTGCCGGTGGTTCAGCTAAACAAGGTAGAGATAGACATTCACAAGCAATATTACCATTAAGAGGTAAAATACTTAATGTTGAAAAATCTAGATTAGATAAAATACTATCATCTGATGAAATAAAGAATATGATAACTGCATACGGATGTGGAGTAGGTAATGACTTTGATATAGAAAAAGCAAGATATCATAAAATAGTAATAATGACCGATGCCGATGTCGATGGAGCACATATAAGAACTTTACTTTTAACATTCTTCTTCAGATATATGAGACCTCTTATAGAAAATGGATATGTGTATGTTGCACAACCACCTTTATACAAGGTTAAGAAGCAAAAGAAAGAACATTATGTTTACTCTGATAAGCAATTAGAAAATCTATTAGAAGAGATTGGAAGACAAGGTGTAGAGCTTCAAAGATACAAAGGGCTAGGAGAGATGAATGCTGAGCAGTTATGGGATACAACAATGAACCCAGAAACAAGAACATTATTACAAGTATCTATAGATGATGCTGCAATGGCAGATGAAGTATTCTCGATGCTTATGGGAGATAAAGTTGGCCCAAGAAAAGAATTTATTGAAACAAATGCAAAATACGTTAAAAACTTAGATATATAG
- the gyrA gene encoding DNA gyrase subunit A: MEENNRILPLEIADEMKKSYMDYAMSVIAGRALPDVRDGLKPVHRRILYSMSELNLTPDKPYRKSARIVGDVLGKYHPHGDTAVYFAMVRMAQDFSTRGLLVDGHGNFGSVDGDSPAAMRYTEAKMSKLSLELLRDIEKETVDFIPNFDESLKEPSVLPSRYPNLLVNGSNGIAVGMATSIPPHNLAEVIDAAIHLIDNEDCTVEDLMQYITGPDFPTSAIIMGKENIANAYRTGRGKVKVRARAYIEELPKGKQQIIVTEIPYQVNKARLVEKIADLVKDKKIEGISDLRDESNRNGMRIVIELKRDVNANIVLNNLYKHSQMEDTFSIIMLCLVDGQPRVLNLKQMLYYYVKHQKDVVTRRTKFELNKAEARAHILEGLRIALDNIDAVISLIRASKTTQEAKAGLIEKFGLSEVQAQAILDMRLQRLTGLERDKIEAEYEELIKKINRLKEILANERLLLNVIKQEMLIIKENHADERRTEIRHAEGEIDVKDLIEEEEIAITLTHFGYIKRVPADTYKSQNRGGRGISALTTREEDFVKHLVTTTTHSRLLFFTNKGRVFRLNAYEIPEGKRQAKGTAIVNLLQLGPNEKIATLIAIDEARENEYLLLATKNGIVKKTKREEFRNINKSGLIAIGLREDDELIGVKLTNGEKEVLLVTKGGMSIKFDENDIRHMGRTAMGVKGITLAKDDKVVSVSLCDEGTDLLVVSENGFGKRTDIDEYRIQIRAGKGIKTYNISEKTGELVGAEMVNEDDEMMIINSDGVLIRLRVNEISLFGRVTSGVKLMKTNDEVNVVSIAKINIEEE; the protein is encoded by the coding sequence ATGGAAGAAAATAATAGAATACTCCCTTTAGAGATAGCGGATGAAATGAAAAAATCGTATATGGATTATGCGATGAGCGTTATAGCTGGTCGTGCTCTTCCTGATGTTAGAGACGGTCTTAAACCAGTTCATAGAAGAATATTATATTCAATGAGTGAATTAAATTTAACTCCTGATAAACCTTATAGAAAGTCTGCCCGTATAGTTGGGGACGTTCTGGGGAAATACCACCCACATGGAGACACAGCTGTTTATTTTGCAATGGTAAGAATGGCTCAAGACTTCTCAACTAGAGGACTTTTAGTTGATGGGCACGGTAACTTTGGTTCTGTAGATGGTGACTCACCAGCCGCAATGCGTTATACAGAAGCAAAAATGAGTAAATTATCTCTTGAATTATTAAGAGATATAGAGAAAGAGACAGTAGACTTTATACCAAACTTCGATGAATCATTAAAAGAGCCATCTGTACTACCATCAAGATATCCAAACCTTTTAGTAAATGGATCTAATGGTATAGCTGTTGGGATGGCAACTAGTATACCACCTCATAACTTAGCTGAAGTTATAGACGCGGCAATACATTTAATTGATAATGAAGATTGTACAGTAGAAGATTTAATGCAATATATAACAGGACCAGATTTCCCAACATCTGCAATAATAATGGGGAAAGAAAATATAGCAAATGCATATAGAACTGGTAGAGGTAAAGTTAAAGTTAGAGCAAGAGCATATATAGAAGAGCTTCCTAAAGGAAAACAACAAATAATTGTTACAGAGATACCATATCAAGTAAACAAAGCTAGATTAGTTGAAAAAATAGCTGATTTAGTTAAAGATAAGAAAATTGAAGGAATCTCAGATCTAAGAGATGAGAGTAACAGAAACGGTATGAGAATTGTTATAGAACTTAAGAGAGATGTTAATGCTAATATAGTATTAAATAATCTTTATAAACATTCTCAGATGGAAGATACGTTTAGTATAATAATGCTTTGTTTAGTTGATGGACAACCAAGAGTATTAAATCTTAAACAAATGTTATATTACTATGTAAAACATCAAAAAGATGTTGTAACTAGAAGAACTAAGTTTGAATTAAATAAAGCAGAAGCAAGAGCTCATATATTAGAAGGATTAAGAATAGCTTTAGATAATATAGATGCAGTAATAAGTTTAATAAGAGCATCTAAGACTACTCAAGAAGCTAAGGCAGGACTTATAGAAAAGTTTGGATTGAGTGAAGTTCAAGCTCAAGCAATCTTAGATATGAGACTTCAAAGACTTACTGGATTAGAGAGAGACAAGATAGAAGCTGAATATGAAGAGCTTATAAAGAAAATAAATAGATTAAAAGAAATATTAGCAAATGAAAGATTACTTCTTAATGTAATAAAACAAGAAATGTTAATAATAAAAGAAAATCATGCTGATGAAAGAAGAACAGAAATAAGACATGCTGAAGGCGAGATAGATGTGAAAGATCTTATCGAAGAGGAAGAAATAGCTATAACTCTTACTCATTTTGGATACATAAAGAGAGTACCAGCTGATACTTATAAGAGTCAAAATAGGGGTGGAAGAGGTATATCAGCTCTTACAACAAGAGAAGAAGATTTCGTAAAACACCTTGTAACAACAACGACTCATAGTAGATTATTGTTCTTTACAAATAAAGGTAGAGTATTTAGATTAAATGCTTATGAAATACCTGAAGGAAAGAGACAAGCTAAGGGAACAGCTATAGTAAACTTACTTCAATTAGGGCCTAATGAAAAAATAGCAACTCTAATAGCAATAGATGAAGCTCGTGAGAATGAATATTTATTATTAGCAACTAAAAACGGTATAGTTAAGAAAACTAAGCGTGAAGAGTTTAGAAATATAAATAAATCAGGGCTTATAGCTATAGGACTAAGAGAAGACGATGAACTTATAGGCGTTAAGTTAACAAATGGAGAGAAAGAAGTACTTCTAGTAACTAAAGGCGGTATGTCTATTAAGTTTGACGAAAATGATATAAGACATATGGGTAGAACTGCAATGGGAGTAAAAGGTATAACATTAGCTAAAGATGATAAAGTAGTTTCTGTAAGTTTATGCGATGAAGGTACAGACTTATTAGTAGTAAGTGAAAATGGATTTGGTAAGAGAACAGATATAGACGAGTATAGAATCCAAATTAGAGCCGGTAAAGGTATAAAAACTTATAACATCTCTGAAAAAACAGGAGAGCTTGTAGGAGCTGAAATGGTAAATGAAGATGATGAAATGATGATAATAAACTCAGATGGAGTTCTTATAAGACTAAGAGTTAATGAAATATCATTATTTGGAAGAGTAACAAGCGGAGTTAAGCTAATGAAAACTAACGACGAAGTTAATGTTGTTTCTATTGCTAAAATAAATATAGAAGAAGAATAG
- a CDS encoding YtxH domain-containing protein codes for MSSRKGKYLLLGAFLGFIAGLFFAPKKGSELRRDAKEKIEEVKDNPKEVLQETFDGVKEKINTMIDDNFIDDNINICEDEIVISRTFEDEGDIN; via the coding sequence ATGAGTAGCAGAAAAGGGAAATACTTATTATTAGGAGCATTCTTAGGATTTATAGCAGGTCTATTCTTTGCACCAAAAAAAGGTTCTGAATTAAGAAGAGATGCTAAGGAAAAGATAGAAGAAGTAAAGGATAATCCAAAAGAAGTTTTACAAGAAACATTTGATGGAGTTAAAGAAAAAATAAATACTATGATAGATGACAATTTTATAGATGACAATATAAATATATGTGAAGATGAAATAGTTATAAGCAGAACTTTTGAAGATGAAGGAGATATCAATTAA
- a CDS encoding DUF948 domain-containing protein, whose amino-acid sequence MNAVGWQIGAVLIGASALIVAIYIGRLLNSTTKVVEKAYKIIDYNERHIHETIENMASITRNTEEITDVVTKITSITKVFKFFKR is encoded by the coding sequence ATGAATGCAGTGGGATGGCAAATAGGGGCTGTTTTAATAGGTGCATCAGCATTAATTGTAGCTATATACATAGGTAGATTATTAAATAGCACTACTAAAGTAGTAGAAAAAGCTTATAAAATAATAGATTACAATGAAAGACATATTCATGAAACCATAGAAAACATGGCATCTATTACAAGAAATACAGAAGAAATTACAGATGTTGTAACTAAAATTACAAGTATAACTAAAGTATTTAAGTTTTTTAAAAGATAA
- a CDS encoding STAS domain-containing protein, which yields MSININSKLDNQNNFWDIALEGELDVSTADKLKEHLHKLAEEEIVDMKINLTNLDYIDSTGLGVMIGVLKKLKIEEKEIYILNPKSNVRKIFTITGLDKIFKVEG from the coding sequence ATGTCAATAAATATAAATTCTAAGTTAGACAATCAAAATAATTTTTGGGATATTGCTTTAGAAGGAGAGTTAGATGTTTCTACAGCAGATAAATTAAAAGAACACTTACATAAGTTAGCAGAGGAAGAAATAGTAGATATGAAAATTAATCTTACTAACTTAGATTACATAGATTCTACAGGATTAGGTGTGATGATAGGTGTTCTTAAGAAATTAAAAATAGAAGAAAAAGAGATATACATATTAAACCCTAAGAGTAATGTTAGGAAGATTTTTACTATAACAGGTCTAGATAAAATATTTAAAGTGGAGGGATAG
- a CDS encoding ATP-binding protein: protein MTCETIKMEINSNPEYVGIIRLTTSGIANKIGFSIDDIEDIKVAVSEACTNAIKHSNDDIFFITYTMLENGLTIDISDRGEGYDTENIPQPDLDNPKENGLGLFIIQTLMDDVSIESIENQGTTIKMTKYLGVDN from the coding sequence TTGACTTGTGAAACAATTAAAATGGAAATAAATTCAAATCCTGAATATGTTGGAATTATAAGATTAACAACTTCAGGTATAGCAAATAAAATAGGTTTTTCAATAGATGATATAGAAGATATAAAGGTAGCAGTATCAGAAGCATGTACAAATGCTATAAAGCATAGTAATGATGATATATTTTTTATAACATATACAATGTTAGAAAATGGATTGACTATAGATATATCTGATAGAGGTGAGGGATATGATACTGAAAATATTCCACAACCAGATTTAGATAACCCAAAAGAAAATGGACTAGGATTATTTATAATTCAAACGTTAATGGATGATGTTTCTATTGAGTCTATAGAAAATCAAGGGACAACAATAAAAATGACTAAATATTTAGGAGTTGATAATTAA
- a CDS encoding SigB/SigF/SigG family RNA polymerase sigma factor encodes MKNVANATNYLDIDTKELFRLYSSDKNNKDIRDILIERHLYLVNLLAKKYINKGVEFDDIYQVASLALIYAIDRYDIEKGYEFSSFATPTIIGEIKKYFRDKVWTLRVPRRIQELSKKISEAKVILEQKNKKHPKVKDIANYIGCTEEDVLEAMEASYGYQPISLDSSNNDDSEDKDITLIDKIGKEESSFGNIEQMDFVNKFIENLNELEVKIFKDRFFLDKTQSAIAKELDISQMTVSRLERKIVEKLRKEYEKNL; translated from the coding sequence ATGAAGAATGTAGCTAATGCTACTAATTACCTAGATATAGATACAAAGGAATTGTTCAGACTATACAGTAGTGATAAGAACAATAAAGATATCAGAGATATTCTTATAGAAAGGCATCTGTATTTAGTAAACTTGCTAGCAAAGAAGTATATAAATAAAGGTGTAGAGTTTGATGATATATATCAGGTAGCTTCGTTAGCATTAATATATGCCATAGATAGATACGATATAGAAAAAGGATATGAATTTTCTAGTTTTGCAACTCCTACTATAATAGGTGAAATAAAAAAATACTTTAGAGACAAGGTATGGACACTTAGGGTACCAAGACGTATCCAAGAGTTAAGTAAAAAGATAAGTGAAGCGAAAGTTATATTAGAACAAAAAAATAAAAAACACCCAAAAGTAAAAGACATTGCAAATTATATAGGATGTACAGAAGAAGACGTATTAGAGGCTATGGAAGCATCATACGGTTATCAACCTATTTCTTTAGATTCATCTAATAATGATGATTCAGAAGATAAAGATATAACACTTATAGACAAAATTGGTAAAGAGGAAAGCAGCTTTGGTAATATAGAGCAAATGGATTTTGTAAATAAGTTTATTGAAAATTTAAATGAACTAGAAGTTAAAATATTTAAAGATAGATTCTTCTTAGATAAAACACAATCGGCTATAGCAAAGGAATTGGACATATCTCAAATGACTGTTTCAAGGCTAGAAAGAAAGATTGTGGAGAAGCTAAGAAAAGAATACGAAAAAAACTTATAA
- the serS gene encoding serine--tRNA ligase, translating to MLDVRRIRENLEDIKKAMDRRGEKEFNLEAVIELDDKRRELLKEVEVMKNELNVESKKIPQLIKEGKDVEAAKAELKELSDKIKAIDEKVRTVEGEMEYNLMRIPNVPHPDVPQGTTDEDNVEVRTWGEIPKFEFEEKAHWDLGTGLGILDFETAGKITGSRFTLYKGLGARLERALINFFLNTHVDQHGYTEVLPPFMANRTSFVGTGQLPKFEEDMFKIEGVDYFLVPTAEVPVTNIHRDEILSLEQLPVKYCAYTPCFRSEAGSAGRDTRGLVRQHQFNKVELVKFVAPEESYNELEKLTNDAEKMLQMLGLPYRVVRICTGDLGFTAAFKYDLEVWMPSYNRYVEISSCSNFEDFQARRAGIRFKRDKKSKAEYVHTLNGSGLAVGRSLAAVLENYQQADGSVIVPEVLRPYMGVDVIKKNEL from the coding sequence ATGTTAGATGTTAGAAGAATAAGAGAAAACTTAGAAGATATAAAAAAAGCTATGGATAGAAGGGGAGAAAAAGAATTTAATCTAGAAGCCGTTATAGAATTAGATGATAAGAGAAGAGAGTTACTTAAAGAAGTTGAAGTAATGAAAAATGAGCTAAATGTTGAGTCTAAAAAGATACCTCAATTAATAAAAGAAGGTAAAGATGTAGAAGCTGCAAAAGCTGAGTTAAAAGAATTATCTGATAAGATAAAGGCTATCGATGAAAAAGTTAGAACTGTTGAAGGTGAAATGGAATATAACTTAATGAGAATACCTAATGTTCCTCATCCAGATGTTCCACAAGGAACTACAGATGAAGACAACGTTGAGGTAAGAACTTGGGGAGAAATACCAAAGTTTGAATTCGAAGAGAAAGCTCACTGGGATTTAGGAACAGGATTAGGAATACTAGATTTTGAAACAGCTGGTAAAATAACTGGATCAAGATTTACTTTATACAAAGGATTAGGAGCTAGACTTGAAAGAGCTTTAATAAACTTCTTCTTAAATACTCATGTTGATCAACATGGATATACTGAAGTATTACCACCTTTCATGGCTAATAGAACAAGCTTTGTAGGAACAGGACAATTACCTAAATTCGAAGAAGATATGTTTAAAATAGAAGGTGTAGATTACTTCTTAGTACCAACTGCAGAAGTACCTGTAACTAACATACACAGAGATGAAATATTATCTTTAGAACAATTACCTGTAAAATACTGTGCATATACTCCATGTTTCAGATCAGAAGCAGGATCTGCTGGTAGAGATACTAGAGGATTAGTAAGACAACATCAATTCAATAAAGTTGAATTAGTTAAATTTGTTGCACCAGAAGAATCTTACAACGAATTAGAAAAATTAACTAATGATGCTGAAAAAATGTTACAAATGTTAGGATTACCATACAGAGTAGTAAGAATATGTACAGGAGATTTAGGATTCACTGCAGCATTTAAATATGACTTAGAAGTATGGATGCCAAGTTACAACAGATATGTTGAAATATCTTCTTGTTCAAACTTCGAAGACTTCCAAGCTAGAAGAGCTGGTATAAGATTCAAGAGAGATAAAAAATCTAAAGCAGAATATGTTCATACATTAAATGGATCAGGATTAGCAGTAGGAAGAAGTTTAGCAGCAGTATTAGAAAATTACCAACAAGCTGATGGATCAGTAATAGTTCCAGAGGTATTAAGACCATATATGGGTGTAGATGTTATAAAGAAAAATGAATTATAA
- a CDS encoding nucleoside deaminase codes for METSFYMKEALKEAYKAYEKKETPIGAVVVKDGEIVGRGHNLTETLNDCTAHAEILAIRQAAQNLGGWRLIDCDLYVTMEPCIMCSGAVVNSRIKNLIIGTKHIKNSYTEMQHEFKVDYYENNNVRVSFGVLQDECSNILQEFFKTLRKR; via the coding sequence ATGGAAACATCATTCTATATGAAGGAAGCATTAAAAGAAGCATATAAAGCATATGAAAAAAAAGAAACTCCAATTGGAGCGGTTGTAGTTAAAGATGGTGAAATAGTAGGACGAGGTCATAATCTTACTGAAACTTTAAATGACTGTACTGCACACGCTGAGATTTTAGCTATTAGACAAGCAGCACAAAATCTAGGTGGATGGAGATTGATTGATTGTGATTTATATGTTACTATGGAACCATGCATAATGTGTAGTGGTGCTGTTGTTAATTCTAGAATAAAGAATCTTATAATAGGAACTAAGCATATAAAAAATTCATATACAGAAATGCAACATGAATTTAAAGTAGATTATTACGAAAACAATAACGTTAGAGTTTCTTTCGGAGTCTTACAAGATGAATGTTCTAATATATTACAAGAATTTTTTAAGACTTTAAGGAAAAGATAA